CCCGAAAAACGTCATAAGTCCCACCTTACAGGATAGAAGAGTGCGGCGTTTGAGGCTAGGGAGAAAGGGCAGGTAAGGTGAACTGGCTAACTGGCGTCCCAACTTCGCGGAGCTAGCTGGCTATCAGGGGCGACAGCTGCATTGCTCTTGCTGCCAGCGGACACTTTCTGTAATTCCACCACGAAAATAGCCTCACTCTGCCGCCGCTCCGTCGACCGATATCATGCCGAGCCCGCTTATCAGCTCGAACGTCGCCCAGCCAGCTAGCCGCTGCCTTGTCGTCGGCGCTATCTTGCTGGTCACCGCACTCGCTGGTTGTAAGAACGGACCAGCGGCCGCCAATGGCACCGCACCGCTGGAACTCCCCACCATTACCACCGCGTCGAACGATCGGAACTGGATCATCGAGCACCGCGTGCTGGCCGATGCCAAGATGGCCGGCGATCAGATCACCATTCACAACGTTCGCGATGCCGAGTTCTTCACTTACCGCGATTGCGTCGTCGACTACTACGACAAAACATTCAAGCTGGGCGACGTGCAGAACGTCGACTATCTGGTCGTCCCTTTCAACGAGCAGCGGGCACTCGCCCATACGATGCTCAGCTTTGGCCTGGCCGATGGTGATCGGGTTGGTGTCTCGGTCGAAGTACGACTCGAACAAGGCGAAGAGTATCATCCGGCCACGGGTCTGCTCGGGCAGTTCGAGCTGATCTATGTCGTTGCCAGCGAGCGGGATTTGATTCGCGTCCGCACCGAGCATCGCAAGTGCGATGTCTATGCCTATCGCGGCAACTCCACTCCCGAACAAACGCAGGCACTGTTGGTCGATATCCTCCGCCGCGTGAATCAGCTCCGTACCAAGCCCGAACTGTACGACTCGATCAGCAACAACTGCACGACGAACATCGTCCAGCACATCAACAAGTTGGCCCCGGGCAAGATTCCGCAGGACTATCGCGTGCTCCTCCCCGGCTTCTCCGATCAACTGGCCTACGAATTAAAACTGATCGACACCACATTGCCCTTCGAAGAGACGAAGCGTCGAGCCCGTGTGAACGACCTGGCTCTCAAGTATCGCGACGACCCCAACTTCTCAGCCCGCATTCGCGGCGAGCGAATCGCCCGCTAGTTATCTCTGGTTAACCGGGCTGCTTGCGGCCGTCGAACTAGTAGTTTGCTTGATTTGCAGTTCGCCCGCGCAAGCGCGTGGGTTCACCAAATGACAATGATCGCTAGTCGAGTTACGCGTGTCGCGCCCGGTTTATCAACACCCCCTTTTGCGTGCATCACCTGCAAGCCGTTGCGTGGCAATGAATTGCGGCCAATTTGGTAACTCTGAAAACATCCTATTTGTTGATAAACGTCCGCGGTGCATCTCGCTGCGACTGCAAGCTGGCCAGCAAAGCCAAGAAACAGTTCCTCGCGCCGCGCACGAACGGTTCCCGTCGCAATCTCCTTCCACCAAAATGCAAAAACAATCAATTTATTTATGAATAGTTCGTGAATACTTGTCAAGTATCTGTGCCGTAATTTTCTCGCTATCGCGCCGGGCGATGTGGAGCAGATTGGACGAAGTACCGATCACTCGAAGCGCTGTTGCCTAGAGGCCACTCGTCACTTCTCGCGCAGCGGAAGTTGAACGCTGGTGCGAGATCCACATCGTCACCCAGCCACCAATGCCAGCGACGAGCAGAGAGAACATCACGGGAAGTGAGCTGCGAATCGCTTCGAACTGCAAGTAGTAGTCAGAAGAGTAATACGGCGTCGCCATGGGGGGCGGCGGAAAGTTAGATGGTGGCATGGCGAAGGATGGCGCGCTGTTTGGTGCCGTGGTAGTAGGCACAGGCTGGGGTGGAGTTAAGGTTGGCTCGTAAACTTCCTCGGTCAGGTATTCGGTCACAGGCGGCTTGAAGGATGACGAGGGAATGATGCGAGTACGAGGGTAGCTGACTGCCGGACCACCCGGCTGTGGTTGCCCCATCAGCAGCGTCGACAGTTCGCTGGTCGATTGCTGATAGGCGTTGAAGTAACTCGCCAGCACAACGTTGCCGAATCCCAGCACGAAGAATCCGGTCCAGAATGCGCGGCGCAAAGGCTCACGGTCCCAAATCGCCAGGGCCAAAGTGAGGCAAATCCCCAGTAGCACCAGGTTAGTCGCCAGTTCCATCACGAGCGGTGACTTCGAAACAATCGCCCCGAGCAACACCGCCACGATCGACACCGCGATCAACCCAGTGCGAATTGAAAAGTTCATACTCACTCCTTTGAGTTCAGTCGATTGCGAACTAGATCGTAATCACCTGCGAACTCGTGCCGTTATAGAACGTCAGCGATTGAATCTTCACGCCCCCTGAAGCTGCAGCCAGAACCGCTTCGTAAGGTTGACCATCCGCACGTTGGCCGTTGATGTTGAACTGATTGGTGACCCAAATCGGATTGGCCGCTGCTGCGAGCAGGCGTTGCAGGTCGAACTGCGCGGCGAGCAGTGAAGTGGCCTGATTGCGGCTGATGATATCGGCCACGACTTGCACCGTCTTGGAGTGGTCGCTGTTGCGCACGACGAACGACTCGTCCGCAGTGG
Above is a window of Anatilimnocola aggregata DNA encoding:
- a CDS encoding Lnb N-terminal periplasmic domain-containing protein, with product MPSPLISSNVAQPASRCLVVGAILLVTALAGCKNGPAAANGTAPLELPTITTASNDRNWIIEHRVLADAKMAGDQITIHNVRDAEFFTYRDCVVDYYDKTFKLGDVQNVDYLVVPFNEQRALAHTMLSFGLADGDRVGVSVEVRLEQGEEYHPATGLLGQFELIYVVASERDLIRVRTEHRKCDVYAYRGNSTPEQTQALLVDILRRVNQLRTKPELYDSISNNCTTNIVQHINKLAPGKIPQDYRVLLPGFSDQLAYELKLIDTTLPFEETKRRARVNDLALKYRDDPNFSARIRGERIAR